A single window of Pristis pectinata isolate sPriPec2 chromosome 8, sPriPec2.1.pri, whole genome shotgun sequence DNA harbors:
- the shmt1 gene encoding serine hydroxymethyltransferase, cytosolic — protein MADVVIGDCADTWESHNAQLVEPLCTNDPEVYEIIKKEKDRQRLGLELIASENFASRAVLEALGSCMNNKYSEGYPGQRYYGGTEFVDEMERLCQKRALDLYSLDPEKWGVNVQPYSGSPANFAVYTALVEPHGRIMGLDLPDGGHLTHGFMTEKKKISATSIFFESMPYKVHPETGYIDYDRLAENARLFHPKLIIAGVSCYSRNLDYARMRQIADENGAYLMADMAHISGLVAAGVVPSPFEYSDVVSTTTHKTLRGCRSGMIFYRKGIRSVDPKTGKEVMYNLESPINQAVFPGLQGGPHNHAIAGVAVALKQAMTLEFKVYQKQVLSNCKALSAALVDLGYKIVTGGSDNHLILVDLRNQGTDGGRAEKVLEQCAIACNKNTCPGDKSALRPSGLRLGTPALTSRGLQEEDFKIVAAFIHRGIEITLEIQRDIGTKAPLKEFKEKMLTDKNYQNKITQLREAVEIFASKFPIPGLPDL, from the exons ATGGCAGACGTCGTAATTGGAGATTGTGCAGACACCTGGGAATCCCACAatgcacagctggtggagccccTTTGCACCAATGACCCAGAG GTGTACGAGATTATTAAGAAGGAGAAGGATCGTCAGAGGCTGGGCTTGGAACTCATCGCCTCGGAAAACTTCGCAAGCCGAGCAGTGCTGGAGGCCCTGGGCTCTTGCATGAACAACAAATATTCAGAAGGATATCCGGGGCAGAG GTATTATGGCGGCACCGAGTTCGTGGATGAGATGGAGCGGCTGTGCCAGAAACGAgcgttggatctgtattcccttGATCCAGAGAAGTGGGGTGTCAATGTCCAGCCATATTCAG GCTCGCCAGCAAACTTTGCCGTGTACACAGCTCTGGTGGAGCCACATGGGAGGATCATGGGATTGGACCTTCCCGATGGTGGACATCTGACACATGGCTTCATGACAGAGAAGAAGAAAATCTCTGCCACATCTATCTTTTTTGAGTCCATGCCATACAAG GTGCACCCTGAGACAGGTTACATTGACTATGACAGGCTGGCAGAAAACGCTCGTCTCTTCCACCCGAAACTCATCATTGCAG GTGTTAGTTGCTATTCCCGGAACCTGGATTATGCCAGGATGCGGCAGATTGCGGATGAGAACGGTGCCTACCTGATGGCAGACATGGCACACATCAGCGGCCTGGTGGCAGCTGGGGTAGTGCCTTCCCCCTTCGAGTACAGTGACGTGGTCTCCACCACAACGCACAAGACTCTCCGTGGCTGCAGGTCTGGTATGATCTTCTATAGGAAAG GAATCCGCAGCGTCGACCCAAAGACAGGCAAGGAGGTTATGTACAACTTGGAAAGTCCCATCAACCAGGCAGTCTTCCCTGGGCTGCAAGGTGGGCCCCACAACCATGCCATCGCAG GGGTCGCTGTGGCACTCAAGCAGGCAATGACTCTGGAGTTCAAGGTCTACCAGAAGCAGGTTCTGTCTAACTGCAAGGCtctttcagctgcattggtggacCTGGGATACAAGATTGTTACTG GCGGTTCAGATAATCACCTAATCCTGGTCGATCTACGCAACCAAGGAACTGATGGGGGCAGAGCTGAGAAGGTTCTGGAACAGTGTGCCATTGCTTGCAACAAGAACACTTGTCCAG GTGACAAGAGTGCCTTACGGCCCAGCGGTCTGAGGCTGGGGACGCCAGCCCTCACTTCCCGTGGGCTGCAGGAGGAGGACTTCAAGATAGTGGCGGCTTTCATTCACAGAG GTATTGAGATAACACTGGAGATCCAGAGGGACATCGGGACGAAGGCTCCCCTCAAGGAATTCAAGGAGAAAATGCTGACTGACAAGAACTATCAGAACAAAATCACTCAACTGAGGGAGgctgtagagatatttgcttccaAGTTCCCAATTCCGGGATTGCCTGATCTCTAA